One Tamlana carrageenivorans genomic region harbors:
- a CDS encoding Mu transposase domain-containing protein, with amino-acid sequence MVNPTRSYSPQDKALVENAVHLAYQRIYYPLREMTFFSLADLNKEIKLLLECYNNLLFQRKEASRLELFQSVEREYLKPLSSTRYEIKEYRRAKVQKIGYIYFSPDKTYYSVPYRYIGKETTLHYTKGMVEVYYNQQRIAIHQRSGSKGAYITNKDHLSSSHKQYSQWSPQYFKNKAAVHGSYVAACVERIIAALDYPETGYKRAMGVIQLHKSYGSQRLDNACKRAIQADAVSYNRITNILKNNLDQSSLFLQEETDRGSHIPKHANIRGASNYK; translated from the coding sequence GTGGTCAATCCAACGCGTAGTTACTCCCCTCAAGATAAAGCGCTGGTGGAAAACGCGGTGCATCTAGCTTATCAACGGATTTATTATCCCCTTCGGGAAATGACCTTTTTTTCTTTAGCAGATCTAAACAAAGAGATAAAACTTCTGCTAGAGTGCTACAACAACCTATTATTCCAACGCAAAGAAGCTAGTCGTCTGGAGCTCTTCCAAAGCGTCGAACGAGAGTATCTAAAACCCTTAAGCAGTACACGCTACGAGATAAAAGAATATAGAAGAGCTAAGGTTCAGAAAATAGGCTATATCTATTTTTCACCAGATAAGACTTACTACAGCGTTCCATATCGTTACATTGGCAAGGAAACCACGCTACACTATACCAAAGGCATGGTAGAGGTGTATTATAATCAACAGCGCATAGCTATACACCAACGTAGCGGTTCCAAAGGCGCATACATAACCAACAAGGATCACCTTAGTAGTTCTCATAAACAATACAGCCAGTGGAGTCCGCAATACTTTAAGAACAAGGCAGCTGTCCATGGTAGTTATGTTGCAGCATGTGTCGAGCGGATTATTGCTGCGTTGGATTATCCTGAAACAGGGTATAAAAGAGCTATGGGCGTTATACAACTCCATAAGTCTTATGGCTCCCAAAGGTTAGATAATGCTTGCAAAAGAGCCATACAGGCTGATGCTGTAAGCTACAACAGGATAACCAACATACTGAAGAATAATCTAGATCAAAGCTCCTTATTCCTACAAGAAGAAACAGACCGAGGTTCTCATATCCCCAAGCATGCGAACATCCGTGGGGCATCCAATTATAAGTAA
- the istB gene encoding IS21-like element helper ATPase IstB, whose product MNTNHTIEKLRKMRLTAMAELHHNHLSDNRIEGLTPDQYLALLTDHQWEDLQNRKIKRLTTQAAFKQGATLTDINYLHNRSLDRNMFERLATLDFVQKKENLIITGSSGVGKSYIAQALGHQACMMNKRTLYTNTARLMKRLKLSKVDGTYLKELAKLLKVDLLILDDFGLQSFDNQDREALMDIIDERHDKKATIVASQIPVSAWYDIIGESTIADAILDRIVNSSHRINLTGESLRKGKLKEQY is encoded by the coding sequence ATGAATACAAATCACACCATCGAAAAACTCAGAAAAATGAGATTAACAGCTATGGCTGAACTCCATCACAACCACCTTAGTGATAACCGAATAGAGGGTCTTACGCCAGATCAATATCTAGCATTGCTTACCGATCACCAATGGGAAGACCTTCAGAATAGAAAGATAAAAAGGCTTACAACGCAAGCAGCCTTTAAGCAGGGAGCTACACTTACAGATATTAATTACCTGCACAACAGAAGCTTGGACAGAAATATGTTCGAGCGTTTGGCTACTCTAGATTTTGTACAAAAAAAGGAAAACTTGATTATCACAGGATCCTCTGGAGTGGGTAAAAGTTATATAGCTCAGGCATTGGGACATCAAGCTTGTATGATGAATAAAAGAACCCTATACACAAATACTGCTAGACTGATGAAACGATTAAAACTAAGTAAAGTAGATGGCACTTACCTTAAAGAACTTGCAAAACTATTAAAAGTAGATCTGCTTATCCTTGATGATTTTGGTTTACAGAGCTTCGACAATCAGGACAGAGAGGCGCTTATGGACATAATCGATGAAAGACATGATAAAAAAGCAACGATTGTAGCTTCACAAATACCTGTATCCGCTTGGTACGATATTATCGGCGAAAGCACTATCGCTGATGCGATACTAGATCGTATTGTAAATTCATCGCATAGGATAAACCTTACTGGAGAATCCTTGAGAAAAGGTAAGTTGAAAGAACAGTATTAA